Proteins encoded together in one Streptomyces sp. NA04227 window:
- a CDS encoding formate/nitrite transporter family protein yields MSYVAPSEFVRRMIDAGEAKVFMSTRDTVIRAFMAGAILAMGAAFAVSITVQTGQPLVGALLFPVGFCMLYLLGFDLLTGVFTLVPLAWIDKRPGVTLRSVLRNWGLVFLGNFAGALTVACMMAVTFTYAFSVDPNEIGQAIGKIGEGRTVGYADHGAAGMVTLFIRGVLCNWMVSTGVVAALMSTSVSGKVIAMWMPVLVFFYMGFEHSVVNMFLFPSGLMLGGDFSLGDYLLWNEIPTVLGNLVGGLAFVGLTLYATHARTAPRRQGPQAKVDQTEPTQSADPAELNRGERDRAASA; encoded by the coding sequence ATGTCGTATGTGGCCCCGTCCGAGTTCGTCAGACGAATGATCGACGCCGGTGAGGCGAAGGTCTTCATGTCCACCCGAGACACCGTGATCCGCGCCTTCATGGCCGGCGCCATCCTCGCGATGGGCGCGGCCTTCGCGGTCAGCATCACCGTGCAGACCGGGCAGCCCCTGGTCGGAGCGCTGCTGTTCCCCGTCGGCTTCTGCATGCTCTACCTGCTGGGATTCGACCTGCTGACCGGCGTCTTCACGCTGGTTCCGCTGGCCTGGATAGACAAGCGGCCGGGCGTCACACTGCGCTCCGTCCTGCGGAACTGGGGCCTGGTCTTCCTCGGCAACTTCGCGGGCGCGCTCACCGTCGCCTGCATGATGGCCGTGACCTTCACGTACGCCTTCTCCGTGGACCCGAACGAGATCGGTCAGGCGATCGGCAAGATCGGCGAGGGCCGGACGGTCGGCTACGCCGATCACGGCGCGGCCGGAATGGTGACGCTGTTCATCCGTGGCGTGCTCTGCAACTGGATGGTGTCCACGGGCGTCGTCGCCGCGCTGATGTCAACGTCCGTCTCGGGCAAGGTGATCGCCATGTGGATGCCCGTGCTGGTCTTCTTCTACATGGGCTTCGAGCACTCGGTCGTGAACATGTTCCTGTTCCCGTCCGGCCTGATGCTCGGCGGCGACTTCTCGCTCGGCGACTACCTGCTCTGGAACGAAATCCCCACCGTGCTCGGCAACTTGGTCGGCGGCCTGGCCTTCGTCGGCCTCACGCTCTACGCGACCCACGCCCGCACCGCCCCGCGGCGCCAGGGGCCCCAGGCGAAGGTCGATCAGACCGAGCCGACTCAGTCGGCCGATCCGGCGGAGCTGAACCGAGGGGAGCGCGACCGGGCCGCGAGTGCGTGA
- a CDS encoding class I SAM-dependent methyltransferase has protein sequence MAQLPHVNSPQEQAWNGYEGHHWARHQDRWDAVNEGLNEPLFAAAAIGARDHVLDIGCGAGRTTRLAARQAVAGRALGVDLSGPMLERARESARREQLANVAFEQGDAQVHPWRPDTFDVAISRHGVMFFADPVAAFGNIGRALRPGGRIAFVCGAEAEGNDWFRALKALGDLLPLGGFGAPGGPGMFSLADPDRITGILTAADYTDISVNHVTAPGTWGRDAADAGAFLLDSGPGRHLTAHADQDTRARAHRTLTETLRPYEQPDQPEQRDQPEQRDQPEEHDQCEQHLNGNAESAVLLRSSVWLVTARRAD, from the coding sequence ATGGCTCAGCTCCCCCACGTCAACTCCCCGCAGGAACAGGCATGGAACGGCTACGAGGGCCATCACTGGGCCCGTCACCAGGACCGCTGGGACGCGGTGAACGAGGGGCTGAACGAGCCCCTGTTCGCGGCCGCGGCGATCGGGGCGCGGGACCACGTGCTGGACATCGGCTGCGGGGCGGGGCGTACGACGAGGCTGGCGGCGCGGCAGGCGGTCGCGGGCCGGGCCCTCGGTGTCGATCTGTCGGGGCCGATGCTGGAGCGGGCCCGCGAGTCGGCCCGGCGCGAGCAGCTCGCCAACGTGGCCTTCGAGCAGGGTGACGCCCAGGTCCACCCGTGGCGGCCGGACACCTTCGACGTGGCGATCAGCCGCCACGGGGTGATGTTCTTCGCGGACCCGGTGGCCGCCTTCGGCAACATCGGGCGGGCCCTGCGCCCCGGTGGCCGGATCGCGTTCGTCTGCGGAGCGGAGGCCGAGGGCAACGACTGGTTCCGGGCCCTGAAGGCACTCGGCGACCTGCTTCCCCTCGGCGGCTTCGGCGCCCCCGGCGGGCCCGGCATGTTCTCCCTGGCCGACCCGGACCGCATCACCGGCATCCTGACCGCCGCGGACTACACGGACATCTCCGTCAACCACGTGACGGCACCGGGGACTTGGGGCCGCGACGCCGCCGACGCCGGCGCCTTCCTGCTCGACTCGGGCCCCGGCCGCCACCTCACCGCCCACGCCGACCAGGACACCCGCGCCCGCGCCCACCGGACCCTCACCGAAACCCTCCGACCGTACGAACAGCCCGACCAGCCCGAGCAGCGCGACCAGCCCGAGCAGCGCGACCAGCCCGAGGAACACGATCAGTGCGAGCAACACCTGAACGGGAACGCCGAATCGGCCGTACTACTGCGCAGCAGCGTCTGGCTGGTCACGGCCCGGCGTGCGGACTGA
- a CDS encoding TetR/AcrR family transcriptional regulator, whose product MSPRGIATPDVRERLFAAAERVLESSGPVALTSRAITGEAGCAKGLLHAHFAGLDEFLAELVLDRFARTARQAEALPGRAGEGTVTENLVAVSQSLLTSTAPVITGLALTRADAAVRIREALAAGAPGFTALQDSIAAYLEAERRLGRIADGADVSALALALVGTVHHLRMTTWADAPAPTDQVESLVALLVGAAAPRS is encoded by the coding sequence ATGTCGCCGCGTGGAATAGCGACCCCCGACGTCCGTGAGCGGCTGTTCGCGGCCGCGGAACGGGTGCTGGAAAGCTCCGGTCCGGTCGCCCTGACCAGCCGTGCGATCACCGGCGAGGCCGGGTGCGCCAAGGGCCTGTTGCACGCGCACTTCGCCGGTCTCGACGAGTTCCTCGCGGAGCTCGTCCTGGACCGGTTCGCGCGTACCGCCCGGCAGGCCGAGGCGCTGCCCGGCCGGGCGGGAGAGGGCACCGTGACCGAGAACCTGGTTGCCGTCTCGCAGTCCCTGCTGACCTCAACCGCCCCTGTGATCACGGGACTTGCGCTCACCCGAGCGGACGCTGCCGTCCGGATACGCGAGGCGCTGGCGGCGGGTGCGCCCGGGTTCACCGCCCTCCAGGACTCGATCGCGGCGTACCTGGAGGCCGAGCGCCGCCTGGGCCGCATCGCGGACGGCGCCGACGTGAGCGCCCTGGCCCTCGCCCTCGTCGGTACGGTCCACCACCTGCGGATGACCACCTGGGCCGACGCCCCCGCCCCGACCGATCAGGTGGAGTCGCTCGTGGCACTGCTCGTCGGGGCGGCGGCCCCGAGGTCGTGA
- a CDS encoding methyltransferase → MKADLKAVQDVVELISGGWRAQALHTAAKLGLPDHIEAGLTTDAALAEATGAQEEGIRRLMRLLVAVGVFEGSHLTGYSNTPVAEALLTRPGSLRDMCLLYGEEFYTAWGNAPECFTTLQAGFELAYGEPLYRYLDSHPDFADRFQRTMKAGNLFFDYVPEVFDFSGRTIVDCGGGNGHLLSVLLEAAPDARGKLLDRESVIPLAREYLSKTVGLDRVELFGGDMFEAVPQGGDVYLFCRVLAGWSDDDAVRAFEHCRRAMSGPDARLLVLDRMVVDEHSTMLPALWDLHLLMTTGGRHRSVDLFTSLLERAGLVVERAAQLPMEATALIAKPRS, encoded by the coding sequence GTGAAAGCTGATCTGAAGGCAGTGCAGGACGTGGTCGAGCTCATCTCCGGCGGCTGGCGGGCGCAGGCCCTGCACACCGCGGCGAAGCTCGGACTGCCCGACCACATCGAGGCGGGGCTGACCACCGACGCCGCACTCGCGGAGGCGACCGGGGCACAGGAGGAGGGCATCCGCAGGCTCATGCGGCTGCTGGTCGCGGTCGGGGTGTTCGAGGGCAGCCACCTCACCGGCTACTCCAACACCCCTGTCGCGGAAGCCTTGTTGACGCGCCCCGGCTCCCTACGCGACATGTGCCTCCTCTACGGCGAGGAGTTCTACACCGCCTGGGGCAACGCCCCCGAGTGCTTCACCACGCTCCAGGCGGGCTTCGAACTCGCCTACGGCGAACCGCTCTACCGCTATCTCGACAGCCACCCCGACTTCGCCGACCGCTTCCAGCGGACCATGAAGGCGGGCAACCTCTTCTTCGACTACGTACCCGAGGTCTTCGACTTCTCCGGCCGCACCATCGTGGACTGCGGCGGTGGCAACGGCCACCTGCTCTCGGTACTCCTGGAGGCCGCGCCGGACGCCCGCGGCAAGCTGCTCGACCGCGAGTCGGTGATCCCGCTCGCCCGCGAATACCTGTCCAAGACGGTCGGCCTGGACCGCGTCGAACTCTTCGGCGGCGACATGTTCGAGGCCGTGCCGCAGGGCGGCGACGTCTATCTCTTCTGCCGGGTCCTCGCGGGCTGGTCCGACGACGACGCGGTACGGGCCTTCGAGCACTGCCGCCGCGCGATGTCCGGCCCCGACGCCCGCCTGCTCGTCCTGGACCGGATGGTCGTCGACGAGCACTCCACCATGCTGCCCGCCCTCTGGGACCTCCACCTCCTGATGACCACCGGCGGCCGCCACCGCTCCGTCGACCTCTTCACCTCC